In Anaerolineales bacterium, one DNA window encodes the following:
- a CDS encoding amidase, whose amino-acid sequence MKNEYDLKSVKLPYLAGGMLKLFASLVEGPLRGLLTPSLFQSAGINWLRKQHFDENPTYQPIHFTGELQKEASAVPPNEMPREAGKTRGFQFASAFDFADAYRNGITTPEEVAGKVLAAIQASDAGDKPLRAFISVNGEDVMRQAREAAQRIKEGRPLSMFDGVPVAIKDEMDMVPYPTTVGTAFLGIIPAKEDATVVARLRSAGALLAGKTNMHEIGINVFGLNPVHGTTRNPYNPNHFTGGSSSGSATAVSAGLTPISIGADGGGSIRIPAAFCGLVGLKATYGRISGHGTFPLDWSIAHVGPLAGSATDAALTYALIAGPDPKDPISLHQPLPSLKGWDDLNLKGLKLGVYRDWFRHADAEIVAACEAMLEEYEKMGCQIVEIVIPNLEANRVAHSVTILSEMAQAMNATYDRHHKEHALDVRINLAMARQLAGTDYVTAQRIRTRMMNHFKNAFWKVDMILTPATGIPAPQIKKGALPDGESDLTTTIEIMRFVTAANMTGLPAITFPVGYSQKGLPIGLQVIGRAWDEANLLRMALAAEQAVERKAPQVYFKILG is encoded by the coding sequence ATGAAAAATGAATATGATCTAAAATCTGTGAAACTGCCATATCTCGCTGGTGGCATGTTGAAACTGTTCGCGTCGCTGGTCGAAGGTCCCCTGCGCGGATTGCTCACGCCGAGCCTGTTCCAAAGCGCCGGCATCAACTGGCTGCGCAAACAACATTTTGACGAAAATCCAACGTATCAACCTATTCACTTCACTGGCGAATTACAAAAGGAAGCGTCGGCGGTTCCTCCAAATGAAATGCCTCGCGAAGCGGGCAAGACCAGGGGGTTTCAGTTCGCCAGCGCATTCGATTTTGCAGATGCCTATCGAAACGGAATAACCACGCCCGAAGAAGTTGCCGGAAAAGTTTTGGCCGCCATCCAGGCCAGCGATGCGGGCGATAAACCCCTGAGGGCATTTATTTCTGTCAATGGTGAGGATGTGATGCGGCAGGCTCGCGAGGCTGCACAAAGAATTAAAGAAGGCAGGCCGCTCAGCATGTTCGACGGCGTACCTGTTGCGATCAAGGATGAAATGGATATGGTGCCCTATCCAACCACGGTTGGCACGGCGTTTCTTGGAATAATTCCCGCGAAGGAAGATGCCACCGTTGTCGCACGTCTGCGAAGCGCGGGCGCATTGCTGGCCGGTAAAACCAACATGCACGAGATCGGCATCAATGTCTTCGGTTTGAATCCCGTACATGGCACGACGCGCAATCCATATAACCCGAATCACTTCACGGGCGGAAGTTCGAGCGGCTCGGCAACTGCGGTTTCGGCTGGACTCACTCCCATATCCATCGGAGCGGACGGCGGCGGCTCGATCCGTATCCCTGCCGCGTTTTGCGGCTTGGTCGGATTGAAGGCTACTTACGGAAGAATCAGCGGACACGGCACGTTTCCACTGGATTGGAGCATCGCTCATGTCGGACCGCTGGCTGGCTCTGCCACCGATGCGGCATTAACCTACGCCCTGATTGCTGGCCCCGACCCGAAAGACCCAATCTCACTGCACCAGCCCTTGCCATCCTTGAAAGGCTGGGACGATCTGAATCTCAAAGGACTTAAACTCGGCGTGTACCGGGACTGGTTCCGTCACGCGGATGCCGAGATCGTCGCTGCGTGTGAAGCCATGCTCGAAGAATACGAAAAGATGGGCTGCCAGATCGTGGAGATCGTCATCCCGAACCTTGAAGCCAACCGTGTTGCGCACAGCGTCACCATCCTCAGTGAAATGGCGCAGGCCATGAACGCCACCTACGACAGGCATCACAAGGAACATGCGCTCGACGTCCGCATCAACCTTGCGATGGCGCGCCAGCTCGCCGGAACGGATTATGTCACCGCGCAGCGTATCCGCACGCGGATGATGAATCACTTCAAGAACGCATTTTGGAAAGTGGACATGATCCTGACACCTGCAACAGGGATCCCCGCGCCCCAGATCAAGAAAGGCGCACTGCCCGACGGCGAATCCGATTTGACAACCACGATCGAGATCATGCGCTTCGTCACCGCCGCGAACATGACCGGTCTGCCTGCGATCACATTCCCAGTCGGCTACAGCCAAAAGGGATTGCCGATTGGCTTGCAAGTGATTGGCAGGGCATGGGACGAGGCAAATCTACTTCGCATGGCACTTGCAGCCGAGCAGGCGGTGGAACGCAAAGCGCCGCAGGTGTACTTTAAAATCCTCGGGTAA
- a CDS encoding DUF1801 domain-containing protein yields MAELITKKNEASVVDFLNAINDVETRKDCFAILEIMKQATKAEPKMWGTSIVGFGEYHYKYASGRENDWFLAGFSPRKQNLTLYIMSGFERYNDLLKKLGKHSTGVSCLYIKRLADVDRQVLEELVSESVKAMKQSAK; encoded by the coding sequence ATGGCTGAGCTGATAACCAAAAAAAACGAAGCGAGCGTTGTTGATTTTCTAAATGCGATCAACGATGTGGAAACCAGGAAGGACTGCTTCGCGATTCTCGAAATCATGAAGCAAGCCACAAAAGCCGAGCCGAAAATGTGGGGAACGAGCATTGTCGGGTTTGGCGAATACCATTACAAATATGCGAGTGGGCGTGAAAATGACTGGTTCCTGGCGGGCTTTTCACCACGCAAGCAAAACCTGACCCTTTACATTATGTCCGGATTTGAACGCTATAATGACCTGTTGAAAAAACTCGGCAAACACTCCACCGGTGTCTCCTGCCTGTACATCAAGAGGCTCGCAGATGTCGACAGGCAGGTTTTGGAGGAACTGGTGAGCGAATCGGTAAAGGCCATGAAGCAATCGGCAAAGTAA
- a CDS encoding alcohol dehydrogenase catalytic domain-containing protein, whose protein sequence is MKAMLLESLGDVDPLHPPLKLVQHPEPTLAPGEVLLKVTRCGVCHTELDEIEGRTPPPRLPVILGHQVVGVVMESDSLLSRTQRQEVRLQIGQRVGVRRV, encoded by the coding sequence ATGAAAGCGATGCTGCTCGAATCGCTTGGGGATGTGGATCCGCTTCATCCTCCCTTGAAGCTGGTTCAACATCCCGAGCCGACTCTCGCCCCGGGCGAAGTGCTGCTCAAAGTGACACGCTGTGGAGTCTGCCACACGGAACTGGACGAGATCGAAGGGCGGACACCCCCACCGCGTTTGCCTGTCATTTTGGGGCATCAGGTGGTGGGAGTAGTTATGGAGTCAGACAGCTTGCTGTCGCGAACTCAACGGCAAGAGGTCAGACTCCAAATCGGTCAGCGCGTCGGCGTGCGGCGAGTGTGA
- a CDS encoding GH1 family beta-glucosidase — protein sequence MTKINFPNGFIWGVSTSAYQIEGAWNEDGRSTSIWDTFSHAPGKVTNNENGDIAADHYHRWKEDFALLSELGVKAYRFSTAWPRILPEGRGRVNKKGLDFYDRLVDDLLKRGIEPYVCLYHWDLPQTLQDKGGWTNRDTTAHFAEYARIVTERLSDRVRVWFTHNEPWVTAFVGHFLGDHAPGKKDIGAAVKSLHYLLLSHGLATEAMRVAAKQPLKIGVTLNLNPVHPATDSKKDHKAAERVDMFMNRIVLDPLLKGTSPIQESTIAKLLTRRIIQDGDLEKIHQLDILGVNYYSRAVMKHSSKVPVVNVEQVHPEGSEYSGMWEIYPEGMYETLKLVWDYNPVCELMVTENGVPVPDGVDFDGRVRDERRIRYLQNHIAQVHRAMQGGIPVKGYLHWSLMDNFEWSHGYCQRFGLIHVDFKTQKRIIKDSGRWFAEVVRNNALDV from the coding sequence ATGACAAAAATAAATTTTCCGAACGGTTTTATTTGGGGCGTTTCCACGTCGGCATACCAGATCGAAGGCGCATGGAACGAAGACGGGCGCAGCACATCCATTTGGGATACGTTCAGCCATGCGCCCGGCAAAGTGACCAATAATGAGAATGGCGACATTGCTGCGGATCACTATCACCGCTGGAAGGAGGATTTCGCGCTGTTGTCGGAATTGGGAGTCAAGGCATATCGCTTCTCGACAGCATGGCCACGCATCCTGCCCGAAGGAAGGGGCCGGGTCAACAAAAAAGGATTGGATTTCTACGACCGGCTTGTGGATGACCTGCTCAAACGAGGAATCGAACCGTATGTCTGTTTGTATCATTGGGACCTGCCGCAGACACTACAAGACAAGGGCGGATGGACAAACCGTGATACTACCGCCCATTTTGCAGAGTATGCCCGCATCGTAACCGAACGATTGAGCGACCGCGTGCGCGTGTGGTTTACGCACAACGAACCCTGGGTCACTGCCTTTGTTGGTCATTTTCTCGGCGACCACGCGCCGGGTAAAAAGGACATCGGCGCGGCGGTAAAATCCCTGCATTATCTTTTGCTTTCACACGGTTTGGCAACAGAAGCAATGCGGGTCGCAGCCAAACAGCCCCTCAAAATCGGTGTGACACTCAACCTCAACCCCGTCCACCCCGCCACGGACTCGAAGAAAGACCACAAAGCTGCCGAACGCGTGGACATGTTCATGAACCGCATCGTACTCGACCCGCTGCTGAAAGGAACATCGCCGATCCAGGAATCCACAATTGCCAAATTGCTGACGAGGCGCATCATTCAGGATGGCGACTTGGAGAAGATTCACCAACTGGACATCCTGGGTGTCAACTACTACTCGCGCGCCGTGATGAAACATTCCAGCAAGGTCCCGGTCGTGAATGTGGAACAGGTACACCCAGAAGGAAGCGAATATTCGGGCATGTGGGAAATTTATCCCGAAGGCATGTATGAGACTTTAAAACTTGTTTGGGATTACAACCCCGTGTGTGAATTAATGGTCACAGAGAACGGCGTGCCTGTACCGGATGGCGTGGACTTCGACGGGCGCGTGCGGGACGAACGGCGCATCCGTTATTTGCAAAACCACATTGCGCAGGTGCATCGTGCCATGCAGGGTGGCATCCCTGTAAAGGGCTACCTGCATTGGTCGCTGATGGACAATTTCGAATGGTCACATGGATATTGTCAGCGTTTCGGTTTGATCCACGTGGATTTCAAAACGCAGAAGCGCATCATCAAGGACAGCGGGCGCTGGTTTGCAGAAGTCGTTCGCAACAATGCCTTGGACGTTTAA
- a CDS encoding class I SAM-dependent methyltransferase: MTVQKDPEGIEQTILHAFTDFKDKRVLEIGCGEGRLTFKYAGSAKRVVAFDPDHDSLRVARADCPVDLDRHVHFTGASAKHIPFQKEIFDIAILAWSL, from the coding sequence ATGACCGTACAAAAAGATCCCGAAGGCATTGAGCAGACAATCCTGCATGCATTCACTGATTTTAAGGATAAGCGCGTGCTTGAAATCGGATGCGGCGAGGGACGTTTGACATTCAAGTATGCGGGGTCTGCGAAACGGGTTGTGGCATTCGATCCCGATCACGACTCCCTGCGCGTCGCCCGCGCGGACTGCCCTGTGGATTTGGACAGACATGTCCATTTTACGGGGGCGAGCGCAAAACACATCCCCTTTCAAAAAGAGATATTTGACATTGCAATACTCGCCTGGTCCCTCTGA
- the upp gene encoding uracil phosphoribosyltransferase — protein sequence MSTVHESKHPLVAHKLARLRDKNTEPKKFRELVREIAGLLAYEATADLQTMEVEIETPLQKMKAQELKEKIGLVPILRAGLGMVEGIWELMPSAEVWHIGLYRDEKTLQPVEYYNKLPVDPRVSVCLILDPMLATGGSATATADILKRWGVRKIKYVGLIAAPEGINAMQTAHPDIDIYLAAIDDHLNDRAYIVPGLGDAGDRQFGTG from the coding sequence ATGTCCACTGTTCACGAATCCAAACACCCGCTGGTGGCACACAAACTTGCGCGCCTGCGCGATAAAAACACCGAACCCAAGAAGTTCCGCGAACTCGTCAGAGAAATTGCGGGACTTCTCGCATACGAAGCCACTGCCGACCTGCAAACCATGGAAGTAGAGATCGAAACCCCGCTCCAAAAAATGAAGGCACAGGAACTCAAAGAGAAGATCGGGCTTGTGCCGATCCTGCGCGCAGGACTGGGCATGGTCGAAGGCATCTGGGAACTTATGCCAAGCGCCGAGGTCTGGCACATCGGCTTGTACCGCGACGAAAAGACCCTCCAGCCCGTGGAATACTACAACAAACTCCCCGTCGACCCGCGTGTTTCGGTCTGCCTCATCCTGGACCCGATGCTTGCCACGGGCGGTTCTGCCACCGCTACAGCGGATATTCTCAAACGCTGGGGCGTGAGAAAAATAAAATATGTCGGTTTGATCGCCGCACCAGAAGGCATCAATGCCATGCAAACCGCGCATCCCGATATCGATATTTACCTCGCCGCGATTGACGATCATCTTAACGACCGCGCTTACATTGTTCCTGGTCTGGGCGACGCAGGAGACAGGCAGTTCGGCACAGGATAA
- a CDS encoding AMP-binding protein, producing MAEQFTFGGDIVWRPTPEHIEHANLTKFMRLHGITDFNELMQKSTGDVAWFTDAVLKFLDIQFYEPYSNVVDLSEGIQFPKWCVDGRMNIVHNCVDKWVVDGGRQTAVSFEGEEGGTRTLSYEELYKEVNKAANALCSLGLGKGDAIGIFMPMTPEIVIALLAIAKIGGIILPLFSGYGTGAIVSRMVDAEAKALFAADGAFRRGKPVEMKSFADEAAEGIPTLKHIIVLKRTGQEIKMQDGRDHWWHELVEAQSDVCETEKTSAEDPLMIIYTSGTTGKPKGALHTHCGFPVKAAQDMAFGTDVHHGDVIYWMTDMGWMMGPWLVFGGLLLGATVFLYDGAPDFPSPSRLWELVEKHKINQMGVSPTLIRALIPHGDEHFKKHDLSSLKCFASTGEPWNPDPWMWLFEKVGEGKRPIINYSGGTEISGGIVMGNPLLPLKPCAFSAPCPGMDADVVDENGNPVRNAVGELVIKAPWIGMTRGFWKDKQRYLDAYWSRWENVWVHGDFAAIDKDGLWYILGRSDDTIKIAGKRLGPAEVESILVRHESIVEAAAIGVPHDVKGSELVLFAVTKPGVERSDALRRQLHEMVVAEMGKPLAPKAILFVSDLPKTRNAKVMRRMIRAAYLGLELGDTSSLVNPAAVDEVKLLKNQAIIK from the coding sequence ATGGCGGAGCAATTTACATTTGGCGGAGACATTGTCTGGCGTCCAACGCCTGAGCATATCGAACACGCGAACCTGACGAAATTCATGCGCCTGCATGGAATCACAGATTTCAACGAACTTATGCAAAAATCCACGGGGGACGTAGCGTGGTTCACGGACGCCGTGCTGAAATTTCTCGATATTCAATTCTACGAACCCTATTCAAACGTGGTTGATCTTTCCGAAGGGATTCAATTCCCGAAATGGTGCGTGGACGGGAGGATGAATATCGTCCATAATTGCGTGGATAAATGGGTGGTGGACGGTGGACGGCAGACGGCGGTAAGTTTCGAAGGGGAAGAGGGGGGGACACGCACGCTCTCGTATGAAGAACTATATAAAGAGGTAAACAAAGCTGCCAACGCCTTGTGCTCGTTGGGGTTGGGCAAGGGCGATGCAATTGGCATCTTCATGCCGATGACGCCTGAAATTGTCATTGCCTTGCTGGCGATTGCCAAGATCGGCGGGATCATCCTGCCGTTGTTCTCGGGCTACGGCACGGGAGCCATCGTCTCGCGCATGGTCGATGCGGAAGCCAAAGCCCTCTTTGCAGCGGATGGTGCATTTCGGCGCGGCAAGCCCGTCGAGATGAAGTCCTTTGCAGATGAGGCGGCGGAGGGTATCCCGACGTTGAAGCACATAATCGTTCTAAAGCGCACAGGGCAGGAAATAAAAATGCAAGATGGCAGAGACCACTGGTGGCATGAATTGGTGGAAGCACAAAGCGATGTGTGTGAAACCGAAAAAACATCTGCCGAAGACCCGCTGATGATCATTTACACCTCCGGAACAACGGGCAAACCGAAGGGCGCGCTCCACACACATTGCGGATTCCCCGTCAAAGCTGCGCAGGATATGGCGTTTGGGACCGACGTTCATCACGGCGATGTCATTTATTGGATGACCGACATGGGCTGGATGATGGGTCCGTGGCTGGTGTTCGGCGGACTTTTGCTCGGCGCGACGGTTTTTCTTTATGATGGCGCGCCTGATTTCCCGTCACCGAGCCGTTTGTGGGAGTTGGTGGAAAAGCACAAAATCAATCAAATGGGCGTCTCGCCGACGTTGATTCGTGCGTTGATCCCGCACGGGGATGAGCATTTCAAGAAGCATGATTTGTCTTCATTGAAATGCTTTGCCTCCACCGGTGAGCCGTGGAACCCCGACCCGTGGATGTGGCTGTTCGAGAAGGTGGGCGAAGGGAAACGCCCGATCATCAACTATTCAGGCGGGACGGAAATCTCAGGCGGCATTGTGATGGGCAATCCGCTCTTGCCCCTCAAGCCGTGCGCTTTTTCCGCTCCGTGTCCCGGCATGGATGCGGATGTGGTGGATGAGAATGGAAATCCTGTACGCAATGCAGTGGGGGAACTGGTCATCAAGGCACCGTGGATCGGGATGACACGCGGCTTTTGGAAGGACAAACAGCGTTATCTGGACGCCTACTGGTCACGCTGGGAGAATGTCTGGGTACACGGCGATTTCGCTGCGATTGACAAGGACGGCTTGTGGTACATCCTTGGACGTTCGGACGATACGATCAAGATCGCAGGTAAACGGCTGGGACCCGCTGAAGTGGAGTCCATCCTCGTCCGCCACGAATCGATTGTAGAGGCGGCCGCAATCGGCGTGCCGCACGATGTCAAAGGGAGTGAACTGGTCCTTTTTGCAGTGACCAAGCCCGGGGTCGAGCGGAGCGATGCACTCCGTCGGCAATTGCACGAGATGGTCGTTGCAGAGATGGGCAAGCCACTCGCACCGAAAGCCATCCTGTTCGTGAGCGACCTGCCGAAGACGCGCAATGCCAAGGTTATGCGGCGTATGATCCGCGCGGCATATCTGGGCCTGGAGTTGGGCGACACCTCGTCGCTGGTGAACCCGGCGGCGGTGGACGAAGTAAAGTTGCTGAAGAACCAGGCTATCATCAAATGA
- a CDS encoding FGGY-family carbohydrate kinase, which translates to MSSEKYILAIDLGTSGPKVALFSLQGELIGSEFQENRVLLLPDGGAEQSPAEWWDAINTAVKRLLGRRLVSNDDIVAIGITGQWSGTVAVDKDGNALSNAIIWMDSRGEPYVREIMNGAIKVEGYALGKLLKWIQVTGGVPGYAGKDPIAHILYFKYIHPEIYQRTYKFLEPIDYIGLLLTGKFAASINSIVLHWITDNRDINNIAYDESLIRLSRIERDKLPDLYPPNDVLGPLLPSTTKEWGLSEDVKVIMGSPDVHSAAVGSGAVADYETHLYIGTSAWMTCHMPAKKTDVLHSLAALPSSIPGRYLLTNEQDCAGMNLQYLRDNIFFHQDELTTTKPENTYKLFDQIAERTPAGSGKLIFTPWLYGERTPVEDRFVRGGFFNLSLHTTREHMVRAVFEGVAYNARWLLKYIERFIKKPVEAINMVGGGAKSDVWCQIHADVLNRPIRQMKDPIEVNVRGAALLAGAALGHIRYDDIASRVPVAKTYTPSPDHRKVHDELFHEFLAIYENNKKMYARLNKS; encoded by the coding sequence ATGTCATCTGAAAAATATATCCTTGCGATTGATCTGGGGACATCGGGACCAAAGGTTGCACTATTTTCATTGCAGGGGGAATTGATCGGCAGTGAGTTTCAGGAGAACCGCGTTCTACTTCTGCCTGACGGTGGCGCGGAACAATCCCCAGCCGAGTGGTGGGATGCGATCAACACAGCTGTCAAACGATTACTCGGCAGAAGACTGGTTTCCAACGATGATATCGTTGCAATTGGAATCACGGGTCAATGGTCCGGCACGGTGGCGGTGGACAAAGATGGCAACGCACTGTCGAACGCAATCATCTGGATGGATTCGCGCGGCGAGCCTTACGTGCGTGAAATCATGAATGGCGCAATCAAAGTGGAGGGTTATGCCCTTGGAAAACTTTTGAAATGGATCCAGGTCACGGGCGGAGTCCCGGGCTATGCGGGAAAAGATCCGATTGCGCATATTTTATATTTTAAATATATCCACCCTGAAATCTACCAACGCACGTACAAATTCCTGGAGCCGATCGATTACATCGGCTTGTTATTGACGGGCAAATTTGCCGCTTCCATCAACTCGATTGTTTTGCATTGGATAACCGATAACAGGGACATCAACAACATCGCCTACGATGAAAGCCTGATCAGGCTTTCAAGAATTGAGCGGGACAAACTCCCTGACTTATATCCTCCAAATGATGTGCTTGGTCCCCTACTGCCATCCACCACAAAGGAATGGGGGCTGAGTGAAGATGTGAAGGTCATTATGGGCTCGCCGGATGTGCATTCCGCGGCGGTCGGTTCGGGGGCGGTGGCGGATTACGAAACGCATCTCTACATTGGCACATCCGCCTGGATGACCTGCCACATGCCAGCCAAGAAAACGGATGTACTCCATAGTCTCGCCGCGCTCCCATCATCCATTCCGGGCAGGTATCTCCTCACCAATGAACAGGATTGCGCCGGCATGAACCTGCAATACCTGCGGGATAACATCTTCTTCCATCAGGATGAATTGACAACCACAAAGCCTGAAAATACCTATAAACTTTTCGACCAGATCGCCGAGCGGACACCTGCAGGAAGCGGCAAGCTGATCTTCACTCCCTGGCTGTACGGCGAGCGGACTCCCGTCGAGGACCGTTTCGTGCGCGGGGGATTTTTCAACCTGTCCTTGCACACCACGCGGGAACACATGGTGCGGGCTGTGTTCGAAGGCGTGGCATACAACGCGCGCTGGCTGCTGAAATACATCGAGCGCTTCATCAAAAAGCCAGTCGAGGCGATCAACATGGTTGGCGGCGGGGCAAAGTCGGATGTCTGGTGCCAGATCCATGCGGATGTGCTGAACCGTCCCATCCGCCAGATGAAGGACCCGATCGAGGTCAACGTGCGCGGGGCGGCATTGCTGGCGGGCGCGGCATTAGGCCACATCCGTTATGATGACATCGCTTCGCGCGTGCCTGTAGCGAAGACGTACACCCCAAGCCCTGACCATCGCAAGGTGCACGACGAACTATTCCATGAGTTCCTGGCGATCTATGAAAACAATAAAAAGATGTATGCAAGGTTGAATAAAAGTTAA
- a CDS encoding SH3 domain-containing protein, with protein sequence MFAKKIKTVLSVLLVALAVLACNLPGGAPPTETPTVEDTATPTASETPTPIVEACTPKVTANTVANVRNGPGQVYAIIGSLPLGGTATVAGKNYDGTWWYIDFSGGEGGHAWIAASVTTADCIPSTLASIAAPPTPVVPTALPSNTVVAVAPSVTSTPLIFIFPLPLFPINSPTPTPIFLFPVFPFP encoded by the coding sequence ATGTTTGCGAAAAAGATAAAAACTGTTCTGTCAGTCTTACTGGTCGCCCTGGCAGTGCTTGCCTGCAACCTGCCCGGAGGCGCACCGCCCACTGAAACTCCAACGGTGGAGGATACTGCAACGCCTACTGCATCTGAAACACCCACCCCGATTGTTGAGGCGTGTACGCCCAAGGTAACCGCCAACACGGTTGCCAATGTCCGCAATGGGCCTGGGCAGGTGTATGCGATCATCGGTTCCCTTCCGTTGGGCGGAACGGCCACGGTGGCGGGAAAAAACTACGACGGAACCTGGTGGTACATTGATTTTTCAGGCGGTGAAGGCGGCCATGCGTGGATTGCCGCAAGTGTAACCACTGCGGATTGTATTCCCAGCACACTCGCATCCATTGCCGCGCCGCCCACACCAGTTGTCCCAACTGCCTTACCGTCAAATACCGTTGTTGCGGTAGCACCTTCTGTCACGTCAACCCCCCTGATATTCATTTTTCCCCTCCCGTTGTTCCCAATCAATTCACCGACACCAACACCAATATTCTTATTCCCGGTATTTCCATTTCCTTAG
- a CDS encoding aminotransferase class V-fold PLP-dependent enzyme, with translation MNLEDFLMKHIGKLPAPMVAWIEKRLKKIPSISRKIEKEYDEMMGGLEASLKPYKDKFQTFAKLPETGRSREEILRDMESLHEQEEAHWKDGFVSGAVYHGDEEHIEFLNQVYAINSQSNPLHADVWPSTTKFEAEIVSMTAEMLGGAGQGVCGTVSSGGTESIMLAMKTYRDRARETKGITRPEMIAPVTAHAAFDKASQYFGIKMVKIPVDADSRADVNAASKAINRNTVVIVGSAPSFPHGAIDPIEELSGLARRHNAGFHTDACLGGFVLPWAEKLGYNIPPFNFRLPGVTSISVDTHKFGYAAKGTSVILYRNEELRHYQYYTTTEWPGGLYFSPTFAGSRPGALSAACWAALTSMGEQGYMEATKKILATAEYIKNEIRQVPELRLIGDPLFVIAFASDSLDIYKVLDSMTHKRWSLNGLHKPPCMHICVTLRHTQPGVKERFISDLKSAVAHVKNHPEEKGSMAPIYGMAASMPMRGLVSDMLKKYLDLIFKV, from the coding sequence ATGAACCTCGAAGACTTTTTGATGAAACATATCGGCAAACTGCCAGCGCCAATGGTGGCGTGGATCGAAAAGCGGCTCAAGAAAATTCCATCCATCAGCCGCAAGATCGAGAAGGAATACGATGAAATGATGGGCGGGCTTGAGGCGTCCCTGAAACCATACAAGGACAAATTCCAAACATTTGCGAAACTGCCTGAGACAGGACGCAGCCGCGAGGAAATTTTGCGCGATATGGAATCCTTGCACGAACAGGAGGAAGCGCACTGGAAGGACGGCTTCGTCTCCGGCGCGGTCTATCACGGCGACGAGGAACACATCGAATTTTTGAATCAGGTGTACGCGATCAACTCACAGAGTAATCCGCTGCACGCGGATGTATGGCCCAGCACGACCAAGTTCGAAGCGGAGATCGTATCCATGACCGCGGAGATGCTTGGAGGCGCGGGTCAGGGTGTGTGCGGGACAGTCTCATCAGGCGGTACGGAAAGCATTATGCTGGCGATGAAGACCTACCGCGATCGGGCGCGCGAGACGAAGGGCATCACCAGACCTGAGATGATTGCACCGGTCACCGCGCACGCCGCATTCGATAAAGCCAGCCAGTATTTCGGGATTAAAATGGTCAAGATCCCTGTGGATGCGGACTCACGCGCCGACGTGAACGCGGCAAGCAAGGCTATCAACCGCAACACGGTTGTCATTGTGGGATCAGCGCCATCGTTCCCGCACGGAGCGATCGACCCGATCGAAGAATTATCCGGACTTGCGCGCCGTCACAATGCCGGCTTTCACACGGATGCGTGCCTCGGTGGATTCGTTTTGCCATGGGCGGAAAAACTTGGTTATAACATCCCGCCTTTCAATTTTCGTCTGCCCGGCGTCACGTCCATTTCAGTGGATACGCATAAATTCGGGTACGCCGCGAAAGGAACCTCAGTCATTTTGTATCGCAACGAGGAACTGCGTCATTATCAATACTACACAACCACCGAGTGGCCGGGCGGCTTGTATTTTTCACCCACCTTTGCAGGCAGCCGCCCCGGCGCATTGAGCGCGGCATGCTGGGCAGCGCTTACATCCATGGGCGAACAGGGTTACATGGAAGCGACCAAAAAGATTCTCGCAACCGCCGAGTACATCAAAAACGAAATCCGGCAGGTCCCCGAACTGCGCCTGATAGGCGATCCCTTGTTTGTGATCGCATTCGCATCCGACTCGCTCGATATTTACAAGGTGCTGGACTCCATGACTCATAAAAGATGGAGCCTAAACGGGTTACACAAACCACCCTGCATGCACATCTGCGTAACATTGCGTCATACACAGCCCGGCGTGAAGGAGCGCTTCATCTCCGACCTCAAGTCTGCCGTGGCGCACGTAAAGAATCACCCCGAGGAAAAAGGGAGCATGGCTCCCATATATGGCATGGCCGCCAGCATGCCCATGCGCGGACTGGTGAGCGACATGTTGAAAAAGTACCTGGATTTGATATTCAAAGTTTGA